In a single window of the uncultured Pseudodesulfovibrio sp. genome:
- a CDS encoding 3'-5' exonuclease, giving the protein MPTLDDVRFVAIDFETADPKRDSACALGIVVVDRGEIVARDYRLIRPPRSKFNPFCVRVHGIHWSDVCDEPSFGDLWPELEGYFQGADFLVAHNAAFDKSVLHTCCRDSGWNAPEQPFLCTVQLARKTWELASNKLPSVCAHLGIELNHHNAASDAEACALIAVNGLRLNPDFMSKVL; this is encoded by the coding sequence ATGCCCACACTAGATGACGTGCGATTTGTGGCGATTGATTTTGAGACGGCGGATCCCAAACGGGATTCGGCGTGTGCTTTGGGGATTGTAGTGGTGGACCGGGGCGAGATCGTGGCCCGGGACTATCGTTTGATCCGTCCGCCCAGGTCCAAGTTCAACCCTTTTTGCGTACGCGTACACGGCATCCACTGGTCGGACGTGTGCGACGAACCGAGTTTTGGTGATCTGTGGCCCGAACTGGAGGGCTATTTCCAGGGAGCGGACTTTCTGGTGGCGCACAACGCTGCCTTTGACAAGTCCGTGCTGCACACCTGCTGCCGGGATTCGGGCTGGAATGCGCCGGAGCAGCCTTTTCTGTGTACGGTGCAACTGGCCCGCAAGACGTGGGAGCTGGCCTCGAACAAGCTGCCGAGCGTGTGTGCGCATCTCGGCATTGAGTTGAACCACCACAACGCGGCCTCGGACGCCGAGGCGTGCGCGCTCATCGCGGTCAACGGGCTGCGGCTGAACCCGGATTTCATGAGCAAGGTGCTGTAA